The DNA segment CCGAGGAGGTGATGACAAATGACACTATCGAGTTTGAAAGCCAAGCTGTCCCAAACAGTTGCCGTAGTATTGATTCTTGCAGCTCTGTTCACGATGGCGGCAACCATTCTGCCCACAGCCGCAATGGCTGCCACATCTAGCAATAGCTGTGTCACAGGTCTCTGCTGCACTGCCGACAGCTGGTGGAAATGTCTTTGGGTGCCGAACTGGCGCTTCAAATACAATCCTATCACTATGAAGTGCTGCTAATGAAACGTTGATTGCCGACGAGGTCAGGCGCCGACCTCGCTTAGGCGTAAAGCAGTCGAAGAAGTCAAGTAATGTTACGATATCTCAGGCCGGTCTGTGCGTCTGGGCACCGCAGACCGGCTATTTTTCTACATTTCCGGCTTCCGGGACCTATTATCTTTCTGTGTGGAATGTGAGAAAAATCACTTGCAAGAGAGGGCAGATCCCATATATTTGGATTTAGTTATATTTGTAGCTAGGGCGATCCTGTCTGCCCTCATCGTTTCTTTTCATCACGTCGTTGCATCTACAATAGGGGCGGGGGTTTCCGGCGATAATTGGATGAAGTCCACAATCGGAGAGAGACATGGGCGAATATCATTTTCTTCATGCTAAGAACTCTGATCCTGGCAGATGCAAGCAGGTTCTTTTCCTTTTCTGCAGGTCTATATTTATTTTCCTGATCATCGGCGTTACCGGCACGGGCGCATTCGCAGCTGCTAATGCAGACATCACAATAACCTCCACAAGTCCAAATCCGGTAGTTGCAGGAAACACTGTTCGAATAAACTTCAACGTGACCAATACAGGCACTACGTCGCAGACATTCGGAGTCGGAGGTGAAATCAGACAAGGCTCAAGTGTACTAGCTGGCCTTGGTACTAAGACCACTTCTTATGTCAGCCCAGGTTACTCATCCAGCGGTTACTTCGATTTCGTTGTCCCTAGTGGTTGGTCAGGCACCTATACTGCCAGAGTAGCAGTCTGGACAGGTTCCCCCGGCTCCAGTACGTGGCTTGACAGCTATGACCGAGATTTCACTGTTCAGGCTCAGAGTATTGACGGAAGTATCACTGTATCCTCAATATCTACAGTAGTGTCTGGTAATGCAATCACAGTGAGTTACACGGTCACTAATAGTGGTAACGTCTCTCACAGCTTCGGCGTGGGGTGTGAAATCAGGCAGGGATCGACTGTCCGTGCGGACCTTGGAACGCAAACAACACCTTCTATTTCACCGGGTGCCAATAGAACAGGGTCGTTCTCGTACACTATTCCTGCAGGTTGGTCTGGGGGAACGTATACGGCAAGAGCCGTGCTGTGGTCTGGCACACCCGGCTCCAGTACGTGGCTTGACAACTATGACCGCGATTTTACAGTCCAGGCTCAAAATGTAGATGGGAGTATTACTGTTGCATCAATCTCAACAGTGATCGCCGGTAACTCAGTGACAATCAACTACACCGTCACTAACGATGGCAATGTCTCCCACAGCTTCGGCGTGGGATGTGAGATCAGACAGGGGTCGACTGTCCGTGCAGACCTTGGCACCCAGACCACTTCTTCGATATCCCCCGGAGCTAATAGATCAGGCTCATTCTCATATACCGTTCCTTCAGGTTGGTCTGGCGGGACATATACTGCAAGAGCCGTCCTGTGGTCTGGTACTCCTGGTTCCAGTACGTGGCTTGACAGCTACGACCGGGATTTCACCGTTCAGGCTCAGAGTATTGACGGAAGTATCACTGTATCCTCAATATCTACAGTAGTGTCTGGTAATTCAATCACAGTGAGTTACACGGTCACTAATAGTGGTAACGTCTCTCACAGCTTCGGCGTGGGGTGTGAGATTAGAAGAAATGATGTTGTCCAGGCTGATTTGGGCGCACAGACGACCGCCCAAATTGGAGTGGGCTCCAATTCTTCTGGTAGCTTTGTCTTCGATGTTCCCGCTTACTGGACTGCTGGTACATACATAGCTAGGGCTGTACTCTGGACTGGGACGCCGGGATCAAGTACTTGGCTGGATTCATATGATCGTAGCTTCCAGGTAGAGAATCAATCGCCAGAACTCACTGGTAGAATTGCACTTCACAGAGATAGCGATAACCACACGTTACATTCGGCCGTAAATAGCGATGATGGTAATGTGTTCATCTACAATCCTGACGGCGGACTCTTGAGCAATGTAACTCAAATGAAGTCAATTGGGAACTGCATGAACCCGGATTTTGCACCGGATGGTTCGGCACTGACTTTTATGGCGATTCCGTCAGGTGAAACCCTTTCGTGGGCAAATATGCGAGTTTTCGTGTTTGATCTTGCACAGGGTGAATTGGTGGATTTGGGAAGTGGACAAGATCCAAAATTCTCTGCAGACGGGCTCTCAATTGTATACAAGAAGAATGAGCAGCTATGGCAAATGAACAGAGACGGCTCATCAAACACTCCATTAACGTCAAGCGAAGGGGAAAAATCTGGACCCAATTTCTCCCCAGTGATTGGCGATAACCGCATCGTGTACTGGAACACATACTGGGTAGGGTCATCAAAACGCGGTGATATCGCGATTCGTTATCCCAGCGGTGCCGAGCAGACTCTCGTTTATGGCTCCGATACAAGATACTGCTACTATCCGATGTGGCGAGACGCCGATCGCATTCTGTATACTGTGTCTGATGGAGGTGATGATCTTTATGAATATGTGGTATCGACAGGATCAAATCTCGCACTTCCTTCTCCTCTAAATGGTCCTTCTGAAGATGCCGACCCATTTCCTGTTAATGACTTGATAGGCTTTTCGAGCACTCGTGTGGAGAATTCTGGTGGAGGCTATGATCTATACCTGGCAAGCGCCACTGGAACATCTGTACAAGAACTAACAGAGGTGAGTTCTTCACTACATGAACTTGGTGGTTCCTATACACCATATGGGCACTCGCGGAAGCTTGTAGTGCTTGCTCCGATAGGCGGAGAGACTGTTCAATCGGGTACGGTCTACACGTTGCAGGTTCAAGCGTATTCTGACAGAGCCGTATGGTCGGGAGTCGACATCACGGTGAAAATGTCCGGTCCAACGAATGTGTCCTTCGCAGGACTAAATGATAATGGGACTTCTGGCGATCAGGTGGCGGGCGATGGCATATATTCAATAACAATAACTTTGCCATCAGTGAGTGGGGATTATACGGTTGGCGCGTCTGCGATATCTATTGACAACGGCCTTGAAATTGACATCGTGTCGAATAGTCAGAGCGTAACATTATATGACCCAACTGGCTCACTCCAGGTCACTTTGGAACCAGATGGTGCTATTACTGCTGGAGCTCAGTGGCGGGTTGATGGTGGAGCATGGCACAATAGCGGCTATACTCAGACAGGTTTGAAGGTCGGCCAGCACGAAGTGTCGTTCAATTCCATCGTTGACTGGACTGCACCAAGTCCACAGACTGTTACTATCAACGACAACCTGCTCACCACAGCGACCGGTACATATGTCCAGCACACTGGCGCTCTGACGGTCACCATCCTTCCTCAAGAAGCCGTTGATGCTGGTGCCAAATGGAGACGAGCCGGAACCTCCACATGGCATTACAGTGGCTATACGGAATCTGAAATACCGGTCGGCGAGTACGATGTCGAGTTTTCGGACATCGCCTCCTGGACACCTCCGGCCAATGTGCCAGTTACCGTAACTCACAACGAAATGAGCACCGTCGAAGGCACTTACACTCAGGAGACAGGTTCGGTTGTTGTAACTATCGAGCCACAAGGCGCCAGAGACGCTGGTGCACAATGGCGGCTTGATGGAGGACCCTGGCTCAATAGCGGGGCGACCAGCGGAGGCATTGCTGTTGGGGCGCATACAGTTGAATTCAAGCCAATTGATTGTTGGGTAGAACCAGATCCAATCATTGTGCAAGTCACCCTTGGTGAGTTGGTATCCGAGACCGGGACTTATGAGTTTGACTCAAAGCCAATTACTCCATCATTTACCTGCACTCCTGGCTGCGGGCACATTGACGTAGAAATTATAGCAACCAACGATAAGTCCTACGCTATGACATTGTCCATGTACAACGGTAGTACGCAAATGTGGTCACAGCCGGTTGCCCCTGGCCAGACACTAACCACTACAAACGAATTCATAACCACAACGACCGATGAGTACTGTCTGACTGCAATTCTGTCTGGAATGTGCGGCAACAGTGATCCCGCTACCTGTTGCGCGACACCCCTGTCACCCCCCCCATCGCCAAATTCGTTCTCATCCTCGAGCGGATGTAACTCGGTCACCTATATATGGAACGCAGTTCCCGGCGCAGACGGATACTGTGTTTACATCAACGGTGACTCAGTATGGTCGGGTACGGAAACCAGTCACGAATTCACAGGTTTGGAGCCTGTCGTTCACATGTTCACTGTTGCATCCTATAATGAGTGTGGCCCGGGAGAGCAGTCGACCGGGCTGGGGAAAACTCCGTTGGCCATTCCTGATGTCCCCAGTTGGTGCACTGCCAGCGACAACAATTGTGGCTACATTTCGCTTTCTTGGGAAAATGTGGAAAGAGACGGAGGTTATGTCATCTACCGCGACGGCAGTAGCACGCCTATTGACACGGTGCCTCATGATACCACGAACTATTTTGACAGCACAATTGGGCAGCACGACTACGCAGTGTCCGCGTTCA comes from the Candidatus Zixiibacteriota bacterium genome and includes:
- a CDS encoding exported hypothetical protein (Evidence 5 : Unknown function), with protein sequence MGEYHFLHAKNSDPGRCKQVLFLFCRSIFIFLIIGVTGTGAFAAANADITITSTSPNPVVAGNTVRINFNVTNTGTTSQTFGVGGEIRQGSSVLAGLGTKTTSYVSPGYSSSGYFDFVVPSGWSGTYTARVAVWTGSPGSSTWLDSYDRDFTVQAQSIDGSITVSSISTVVSGNAITVSYTVTNSGNVSHSFGVGCEIRQGSTVRADLGTQTTPSISPGANRTGSFSYTIPAGWSGGTYTARAVLWSGTPGSSTWLDNYDRDFTVQAQNVDGSITVASISTVIAGNSVTINYTVTNDGNVSHSFGVGCEIRQGSTVRADLGTQTTSSISPGANRSGSFSYTVPSGWSGGTYTARAVLWSGTPGSSTWLDSYDRDFTVQAQSIDGSITVSSISTVVSGNSITVSYTVTNSGNVSHSFGVGCEIRRNDVVQADLGAQTTAQIGVGSNSSGSFVFDVPAYWTAGTYIARAVLWTGTPGSSTWLDSYDRSFQVENQSPELTGRIALHRDSDNHTLHSAVNSDDGNVFIYNPDGGLLSNVTQMKSIGNCMNPDFAPDGSALTFMAIPSGETLSWANMRVFVFDLAQGELVDLGSGQDPKFSADGLSIVYKKNEQLWQMNRDGSSNTPLTSSEGEKSGPNFSPVIGDNRIVYWNTYWVGSSKRGDIAIRYPSGAEQTLVYGSDTRYCYYPMWRDADRILYTVSDGGDDLYEYVVSTGSNLALPSPLNGPSEDADPFPVNDLIGFSSTRVENSGGGYDLYLASATGTSVQELTEVSSSLHELGGSYTPYGHSRKLVVLAPIGGETVQSGTVYTLQVQAYSDRAVWSGVDITVKMSGPTNVSFAGLNDNGTSGDQVAGDGIYSITITLPSVSGDYTVGASAISIDNGLEIDIVSNSQSVTLYDPTGSLQVTLEPDGAITAGAQWRVDGGAWHNSGYTQTGLKVGQHEVSFNSIVDWTAPSPQTVTINDNLLTTATGTYVQHTGALTVTILPQEAVDAGAKWRRAGTSTWHYSGYTESEIPVGEYDVEFSDIASWTPPANVPVTVTHNEMSTVEGTYTQETGSVVVTIEPQGARDAGAQWRLDGGPWLNSGATSGGIAVGAHTVEFKPIDCWVEPDPIIVQVTLGELVSETGTYEFDSKPITPSFTCTPGCGHIDVEIIATNDKSYAMTLSMYNGSTQMWSQPVAPGQTLTTTNEFITTTTDEYCLTAILSGMCGNSDPATCCATPLSPPPSPNSFSSSSGCNSVTYIWNAVPGADGYCVYINGDSVWSGTETSHEFTGLEPVVHMFTVASYNECGPGEQSTGLGKTPLAIPDVPSWCTASDNNCGYISLSWENVERDGGYVIYRDGSSTPIDTVPHDTTNYFDSTIGQHDYAVSAFNYTCGESEKSSIATGVGRAVPSGSQPSIEPLVNRIEITWPVNSAALSYELRVTTPESVGDMVVSLSGAGFVFALPTDSIGLATSGLYGVELTCINDCGRSDPLTDSIELYHIGGEVLFSDPGDHPGPYWVYIGSQEGLYLSAMLSVMDSALTNDSGLYRFVIPSGSYRVWCELDTIHVQDVDVVDAPIDDVNLDVATGVDDIDESGLPNTFSLSQNYPNPFNPTTQIEFEIPRASFVEIHIYNTLGQQLRILVSERLSAGRKVVSWDGTDDGGMPVASGIYFYRISTDGYAEAKKMILLK